One Kitasatospora sp. NBC_01266 genomic window carries:
- a CDS encoding C1 family peptidase, which translates to MSKKMNRRSRVIAVLAIAGALGSVAAAPAAMAAPATAQHHHHYALGALVSRTADHTRTALAPRAFRAAALPASVDLSNYLPQVGDQGQVGSCVAWAIDYSAIGIMEGEQGIKGAPHAPMYTYAQIAQGDDQGSYASQHFDILTTQGLDTKADYWQGDFDYTTQPDANETANAANWKLSGYTALDTGSALENEVKSSLAQGEPVVFAFEVYQSLEDITPATAANYTYYPSRSELAGQPLGGHEVAIVGYNSQGVKIANSWGSSWGANGYFTVPWKFVANQIEEADAVGSMIATGSGTY; encoded by the coding sequence GTGTCCAAGAAGATGAACCGCCGCAGCCGCGTCATCGCGGTCCTGGCGATAGCCGGCGCGCTCGGCTCGGTCGCCGCCGCCCCGGCCGCGATGGCCGCCCCCGCCACGGCGCAGCACCACCACCACTACGCGCTGGGCGCGTTGGTCAGCCGGACCGCCGACCACACCCGCACCGCGCTGGCCCCGCGGGCGTTCCGCGCCGCCGCCTTGCCGGCCAGCGTGGACCTGAGCAACTACCTCCCCCAGGTGGGTGACCAGGGCCAGGTGGGCTCCTGCGTGGCGTGGGCCATCGACTACTCCGCGATCGGCATCATGGAGGGCGAACAGGGCATCAAGGGCGCCCCGCACGCGCCGATGTACACCTACGCGCAGATCGCCCAGGGCGACGACCAGGGCAGCTACGCCAGCCAGCACTTCGACATCCTGACCACCCAGGGTCTGGACACCAAGGCCGACTACTGGCAGGGCGACTTCGACTACACCACCCAGCCCGACGCCAACGAGACCGCGAACGCGGCCAACTGGAAGCTCTCCGGCTACACCGCCCTGGACACCGGCAGCGCGCTGGAGAACGAGGTGAAGAGCTCGCTCGCCCAGGGTGAGCCGGTGGTCTTCGCCTTCGAGGTCTACCAGAGCCTGGAGGACATCACCCCGGCCACCGCCGCCAACTACACCTACTACCCGAGCCGCAGCGAGCTGGCCGGGCAGCCGCTGGGCGGCCACGAGGTGGCCATCGTCGGCTACAACTCCCAGGGCGTGAAGATCGCCAACTCCTGGGGCTCCTCGTGGGGCGCCAACGGCTACTTCACCGTGCCGTGGAAGTTCGTCGCCAACCAGATCGAGGAGGCCGACGCGGTCGGCTCGATGATCGCCACCGGCAGCGGCACCTACTGA
- a CDS encoding molybdopterin cofactor-binding domain-containing protein, whose translation MGDQDQSLGRRRFLGYVLAASTLTVAAQLGEVAAPERAEAAIPSLPEPAEVYDLNDLLTDAALPTANLISIQLNTDGTASFALPRAEVGQGVTTSSAMLIAEELDLPLSQVQVTLADARPELVFNQLTGGSNTTISTYTPIRVAAAIARQRLLQAAAAQLGVPISTLTTSAGVVNSASGASIGYGALAVAAASQTTVQVSVGLKPAAQFSVIGTPQSRIDALDAVTGRKQFAMDLSVPGALPTMVCRPPTINGTVQSVQNLAAVQAMPGITDVVTVATGVAVRGQTFGQCIDAVRALQVTWGPGTVEGASDASVQQELLAAELPLVVPPLPLLTQAVDARFTFHFASNSALEPNCAIADVRPGRAEIWGALKAPIVAQETIGAALGLLPGAVTVHVTQGGGSFGRKLFHDAAIEAALISQAIGKPVKLMWHRTDDFRQGRSHPMATSRVRATYSLGNVVSFEQRHTSIGTDFGHGLGEIITSLAAKLPVGNLGFSEVMFELTQQTPYEFGVTTQLLNEVDHGFNTGSMRGIYSPNVRCAQELMVDQLAAAMGQDAYQFRRQFLKDDRARAVLDQVAQAGEWGRTMPAGTAQGIALHPEYHGFVAVLAEIDCTPATVGRQVPDAWTGPRVTKVVCAVDVGLAVNPRGLEAQMMGGIMDGIAVALTAGLHLENGMFQEGSWDNYFYTRQWNTPPELQIIVMPPTTGVPGGAGELAVAGAMAAVACAYGRATGTMPTTFPINFTAPLGFVPLPAEPPIPQSPTDGLSRAY comes from the coding sequence ATGGGTGATCAGGATCAGTCACTGGGGCGGCGGAGGTTCCTGGGCTATGTGCTCGCGGCCTCCACCCTCACGGTGGCGGCCCAGCTCGGCGAGGTGGCGGCGCCGGAGCGGGCCGAGGCGGCGATCCCCTCGCTGCCCGAGCCGGCCGAGGTGTACGACCTGAACGATCTGCTCACGGACGCGGCGCTGCCCACCGCGAACCTGATCAGCATCCAGCTGAACACCGACGGCACCGCCTCCTTCGCACTGCCGCGCGCCGAGGTCGGCCAGGGCGTGACCACCTCCAGCGCGATGCTGATCGCCGAGGAACTGGACCTGCCGCTGAGCCAGGTCCAGGTCACCCTCGCCGACGCCCGCCCCGAACTGGTCTTCAACCAACTGACCGGCGGCTCGAACACCACCATCTCCACCTACACCCCGATCCGGGTGGCCGCCGCGATCGCCCGCCAGCGGCTGCTGCAGGCGGCGGCGGCCCAGCTCGGGGTCCCGATCTCGACGCTGACCACCAGCGCCGGTGTGGTGAACTCGGCGAGCGGTGCGAGCATCGGCTACGGCGCGCTGGCGGTGGCCGCCGCGAGCCAGACCACCGTGCAGGTCTCGGTCGGCCTCAAGCCGGCCGCGCAGTTCAGCGTCATCGGCACGCCGCAGAGCCGGATCGACGCGCTGGACGCGGTGACCGGGCGCAAGCAGTTCGCCATGGACCTGAGCGTGCCCGGCGCGCTGCCGACCATGGTCTGCCGCCCGCCGACGATCAACGGCACCGTCCAGTCGGTGCAGAACCTGGCCGCCGTGCAGGCGATGCCGGGCATCACCGACGTGGTGACCGTCGCCACCGGCGTCGCGGTGCGCGGCCAGACCTTCGGGCAGTGCATCGACGCCGTCCGCGCCCTGCAAGTGACCTGGGGACCCGGTACCGTCGAGGGAGCCTCTGACGCCAGCGTGCAGCAGGAGCTGCTGGCCGCCGAACTCCCGCTGGTGGTGCCGCCGCTGCCGCTGCTCACCCAGGCCGTGGACGCCCGGTTCACCTTCCACTTCGCCAGCAACAGCGCGTTGGAGCCGAACTGCGCGATCGCCGACGTGCGGCCCGGCCGGGCGGAGATCTGGGGTGCGCTGAAGGCGCCGATCGTCGCGCAGGAGACCATCGGGGCGGCGCTCGGCCTGCTGCCCGGCGCGGTCACCGTGCATGTCACCCAGGGCGGCGGTTCGTTCGGCCGCAAGCTCTTCCACGACGCCGCCATCGAGGCCGCGTTGATCTCCCAGGCGATCGGCAAGCCGGTCAAGCTGATGTGGCACCGGACCGACGACTTCCGCCAGGGCCGCAGCCACCCGATGGCGACCTCCCGGGTGCGCGCCACCTACTCGCTGGGCAACGTGGTCAGCTTCGAGCAGCGGCACACCTCGATCGGCACCGACTTCGGGCACGGTCTGGGCGAGATCATCACCTCGCTGGCCGCGAAGCTGCCGGTCGGCAACCTCGGCTTCTCCGAGGTGATGTTCGAACTCACCCAGCAGACGCCCTACGAGTTCGGCGTCACCACGCAGTTGCTGAACGAGGTCGATCACGGGTTCAACACCGGCAGCATGCGCGGCATCTACTCGCCCAACGTGCGCTGCGCGCAGGAGCTGATGGTCGACCAGCTCGCGGCGGCGATGGGCCAGGACGCCTACCAGTTCCGCCGCCAGTTCCTCAAGGACGACCGCGCGAGGGCGGTCCTCGACCAGGTGGCGCAGGCGGGCGAGTGGGGACGGACGATGCCGGCCGGCACCGCGCAGGGGATCGCCCTGCACCCCGAATACCACGGCTTCGTGGCCGTGCTGGCCGAGATCGACTGCACGCCCGCCACGGTCGGACGGCAGGTGCCGGACGCCTGGACCGGACCGCGGGTCACCAAGGTCGTCTGCGCCGTCGATGTCGGACTCGCCGTCAACCCGCGCGGCCTGGAGGCGCAGATGATGGGCGGCATCATGGACGGCATCGCCGTCGCCCTGACCGCCGGCCTGCACCTGGAGAACGGTATGTTCCAGGAGGGCAGTTGGGACAACTACTTCTACACCCGGCAGTGGAACACGCCGCCCGAGCTGCAGATCATCGTGATGCCGCCGACCACCGGAGTCCCGGGCGGTGCGGGCGAGTTGGCGGTGGCCGGGGCGATGGCCGCGGTGGCCTGCGCGTACGGCCGGGCCACCGGCACCATGCCGACCACCTTCCCGATCAACTTCACCGCCCCGCTCGGCTTCGTCCCGCTGCCCGCCGAGCCGCCGATCCCGCAGTCCCCGACCGACGGCCTCAGCCGCGCCTACTAG